ATATTACCTTCTGGCATCCATACACGAAGGAGCTGGTCATAAAATGAGCAAGTAGCGATGACATTATTCTTCTCTAGACGACCTCTTTGCCAATCTGCTCCATATGCCAGGGAGCCATGTTTGTTATAGGTTTCAACTACTTCAGCTTGGTCGCCTTTAACTTTGACAACTGCAAATCCATTGTGCATACAAGCAGTCAAGACTAGGTCCAGTACAGAAGGATGATACTTAATTCTCCAAACCCCTCCACCTAAGGAGATTGACGTCTCATGTACAGGTTTTGCGGTTGATCTTACATCCCATACCCTTAGGTGTTCATCATAGCTACCGGTGAGTAAGGTATAAGGGTCATTTGGGCTCTTAGTAATGCAGCAAATTCCCATTGTGTGAACTTTTCTGTTTTGGAATGCTATGTTAGAGGGATCATCTCGCAAATCCCAGCAACTAAATTTGCAGTCATCTGAACCTGTATACACCAACTGTGGTTGGTGGATATCATAAGAGGCAGCCCAAACTTCAAAGTCATGCGCTTTCCAGTCTCTGGAAATGCTCAGCTGAGACTCGAGGAATGAAATTATCGAGACTGTTCCATCTGAAAGCCCCACAGCAAGGGATGTAGCTGATGGATTCCAGTCTATACACAAACACATAGAGGAACTGACATGTTCGTCGCTTATCTCCAGTAAACTATTCCCTGTAATAACAATAAGATCCTGCCATGTT
This DNA window, taken from Solanum lycopersicum chromosome 5, SLM_r2.1, encodes the following:
- the LOC101268472 gene encoding uncharacterized protein, producing the protein MDIGHCHLDGNADAVEFCPHESFHNVLAACTYTLQEGDQPSRTGSISLFDVDANSSRLSLIHRVQTAGIFDIRWSPIGGIVGPLLAQADAEGYVRVHKLESCLDESQVPGNSLLEISDEHVSSSMCLCIDWNPSATSLAVGLSDGTVSIISFLESQLSISRDWKAHDFEVWAASYDIHQPQLVYTGSDDCKFSCWDLRDDPSNIAFQNRKVHTMGICCITKSPNDPYTLLTGSYDEHLRVWDVRSTAKPVHETSISLGGGVWRIKYHPSVLDLVLTACMHNGFAVVKVKGDQAEVVETYNKHGSLAYGADWQRGRLEKNNVIATCSFYDQLLRVWMPEGNIPK